Proteins encoded by one window of Pempheris klunzingeri isolate RE-2024b chromosome 14, fPemKlu1.hap1, whole genome shotgun sequence:
- the fgfr4 gene encoding fibroblast growth factor receptor 4, with product MARVCMFCVLLLCLMDTVSARAIDRGRTKDLRVSRPLIVPGYPENTTGVLGGQAKLVCKVHRPASTKVQWLKTEVSAPGQNQEVPPRLRALTPLQSNLSKVNTLHLSNITAEDAGEYICMAESTHAGQTVQAMQSAWLEVLPGTIISRTVALTAAEIPSDVLEDLSEDTTEHLLLEPGNILKLRCDMSSRPGMAVNWYKEGGRVLPTPRIQIRGAIMEITDVTYEDSGVYVCVLRGTKEPVRNFTITVADSLGSGDDDEDNGLEDSSAEIETDQVYFSRGPYWTHTQRMEKKLYAVPAGNTVKFRCPAMGSPMPTIRWLKNGREFRGEHRIGGIKLRHQHWSLVMESVVPSDRGNYTCVVENKYGSITHSYVLDVLERSPHRPILQAGLPANTTAVVGSDVQFHCKVYSDAQPHIQWLKHIERNGSRYGSNGAPYVQILKTGSLNMSEVEVLYLSKVTMEDAGEYTCLAGNSIGFAHQSAWLTVISEEEAADAMDTMETKYTDIIIYACGFLALIMAIVIVVLCRMQVHPRREPFDALPVQKLSKFPLRRQYSVESNSSGKSSASLMRVARLSSSCSPMLAGVMEFELPYDPDWEFARENLTLGKPLGEGCFGQVVRAEAYSLNKDCPDQANTVAVKMLKDDATDKDLADLISEMELMKVMDKHKNIINLLGVCTQDGPLYVLVEYASKGSLREYLRARRPPGMDYTFDVTKVPEEQLTFKDLLSCAYQVARGMEYLASKRCIHRDLAARNVLVTEDNVMKIADFGLARGVHQIDYYKKTTNGRLPVKWMAPEALFDRVYTHQSDVWSFGVLMWEIFTLGGSPYPGIPVEELFKLLKEGHRMDKPSNCTHELYMMMRECWHAVPTQRPTFKQLVEELDKVLLSISDEYLDLSTPFEQYSPSCEDTSSSCSSDNDSVFTHDALSTDPCLLGYQDVRSRIDMKTALR from the exons ATGGCGAGGGTCTGCATGTTCTGtgtcctcctgctctgtttgATGGACACAGTCTCGGCCAGGGCCATCGACAGAGGGAGAACTAAAG ATCTGCGGGTTTCCAGGCCTCTGATTGTGCCAGGTTACCCAGAAAACACCACAGGGGTGCTGGGTGGTCAGGCAAAGCTGGTGTGTAAAGTCCACCGTCCGGCATCCACCAAGGTGCAGTGGCTGAAGACGGAGGTCAGCGCACCGGGGCAGAACCAGGAAGTACCGCCTCGCCTGAGGGCTCTGACG CCCCTGCAGAGCAATTTGTCCAAGGTGAACACTTTGCATCTGTCCAACATCACTGCGGAGGATGCAGGAGAGTACATCTGCATGGCCGAGAGCACCCACGCAGGACAGACAGTGCAGGCCATGCAGTCGGCGTGGCTGGAGGTCCTACCTG GTACCATCATTTCCCGAACTGTGGCCCTGACTGCTGCTGAAATCCCCTCAG ATGTCCTTGAGGACCTGAGTGAGGACACCACAGAACATCTCCTGTTAGAGCCGGGAAACATCCTGAAACTGCGCTGCGACATGAGCAGCCGGCCCGGCATGGCGGTCAACTGGTACAAGGAGGGAGGCCGGGTTCTGCCCACGCCCCGCATCCAGATCCGAGGCGCAATCATGGAGATCACAGATGTAACGTACGAGGATTCaggtgtttatgtttgtgttctCCGGGGAACCAAAGAGCCTGTGAGGAACTTCACCATCACTGTGGCAG ATTCGCTGGGCTcaggagatgatgatgaggacaaCGGTTTGGAGGACTCGTCAGCTGAGATTGAAACTGACCAGGTTTACTTCTCCAGAg GTCCCTACTGGACCCACACTCAGCGCATGGAGAAGAAGCTGTACGCTGTTCCTGCAGGCAACACGGTGAAGTTTCGCTGCCCGGCCATGGGCAGCCCCATGCCAACCATCCGCTGGCTGAAAAACGGACGTGAATTTAGAGGAGAGCACCGCATCGGTGGCATCAAG CTGAGACACCAGCACTGGAGCCTGGTGATGGAGAGCGTCGTCCCCTCAGACAGAGGAAACTACACCTGTGTGGTGGAGAACAAGTATGGCTCCATCACCCACAGCTACGTCCTCGATGTCCTGG AGCGCTCCCCACACAGGCCCATCCTGCAGGCTGGTCTGCCAGCTAACACCACAGCAGTGGTGGGCAGCGACGTCCAGTTCCACTGTAAAGTCTACAGCGACGCTCAGCCTCACATTCAGTGGCTCAAACACATAGAAAGGAACGGCAGCCGTTATGGCTCTAATGGGGCGCCCTATGTTCAGATCCTCAAG ACCGGCAGTCTGAACATGTCAGAGGTGGAGGTGCTCTACCTGTCCAAAGTTACCATGGAGGATGCAGGAGAGTACACCTGTCTGGCTGGAAATTCCATCGGATTCGCCCACCAGTCCGCCTGGCTGACTGTCATCTCAG aagaggaagcagcagacGCTATGGACACAATGGAGACCAAATACACCGACATCATCATCTACGCCTGCGGTTTTCTGGCTCTGATCATGGCCATCGTCATCGTGGTGTTGTGCCGAATGCAGGTCCACCCCAGAAGGGAGCCCTTCGACGCCCTTCCTGTCCAGAAGCTCTCCAAATTTCCTCTTCGCAGACAG TACTCGGTGGAGTCCAACTCATCAGGGAAGTCCAGTGCGTCGCTGATGAGGGTGGCTCGCCTCTCGTCTAGCTGCTCTCCAATGCTGGCTGGTGTCATGGAGTTTGAATTGCCCTACGACCCGGACTGGGAGTTCGCCAGGGAGAA tTTAACGTTGGGCAAACCTCTAGGAGAAGGCTGCTTTGGTCAGGTGGTCAGAGCTGAGGCCTACAGCCTCAACAAGGACTGTCCGGATCAGGCCAACACTGTGGCGGTGAAGATGCTCAAAG ATGACGCTACAGACAAAGATCTGGCAGACCTAATCTCAGAGATGGagctgatgaaggtgatggaCAAACACAAGAACATCATCAACCTGCTTGGAGTCTGCACACAGGACG GTCCTCTGTATGTGCTGGTGGAATATGCCTCCAAAGGCAGTCTGAGGGAGTACCTGCGGGCCCGAAGACCCCCAGGCATGGACTACACCTTTGATGTGACCAAGGTGCCTGAAGAGCAGCTCACCTTCAAAGACCTGCTGTCCTGTGCCTACCAGGTGGCCAGAGGGATGGAGTACCTGGCCTCTAAAAGG tgtaTCCACAGAGATTTGGCTGCCAGAAACGTCCTGGTGACGGAGGACAACGTGATGAAGATAGCTGACTTTGGCCTGGCCAGAGGAGTGCACCAGATCGACTACTACAAGAAAACCACCAAC GGACGGCTGCCGGTGAAGTGGATGGCACCAGAGGCCTTGTTTGACAGAGTTTACACACACCAGAGCGACGT GTGGTCATTTGGTGTTCTGATGTGGGAGATCTTCACGCTGGGCGGCTCGCCGTACCCTGGTATCCCTGTTGAGGAGCTCTTCAAGCTGCTGAAGGAAGGACACCGCATGGACAAACCCTCCAACTGCACACATGAACT ctacATGATGATGCGTGAGTGCTGGCATGCTGTTCCCACCCAGAGACCGACCTTCAAACAGCTGGTGGAGGAGCTCGACAAAGTGCTGCTGTCCATCTCTGACGAG taCTTGGACCTGTCGACACCCTTCGAGCAGTACTCCCCGTCATGCGAGGACACGTCCAGCTCCTGCTCTTCCGACAACGACTCTGTTTTTACCCACGATGCCTTGTCCACCGACCCCTGCCTCCTTGGCTACCAGGACGTGCGCTCCCGGATAGACATGAAGACGGCGCTCCGATAG